DNA from Variovorax sp. PBL-H6:
ATGGTGGCGATGCCGCGGTCGAGCGCCTCCTGCTTCATCTCGAGGATCTTGACGGGGACCCCGGCGTTGAGGAAGTTCATGGTGATGCCGCCGCCCATGGTGCCGGCACCGATCACGCCGACCGACTGGATGGCGCGCTGGGGCGTGTCTTCGGGGACATCGGGAATGCGCGAGGCCGCGCGCTCGGCCATGAACACGTGGCGCAACGCCGCCGACTCGGGCGTGAACATCAGCGCGATGAAAGAGCGGCGCTCCTCGGCCATGCCCTCATCGAACTTGAGCTTGGTGGCGGCCTCGACCGCGTCCACGCACTTGAGCGGCGCGGGGTAATTCCTGGACATCGCGCCGACGGTGTTGCGCGCGAACTGGAAATAGGCGTCGCCCTGCGGATGCCTGCAAGGCAGATTGCGCACCAGCGGCAGATCGCCGCCCTTGGCGACCGCAGACCTGGCGAACTCGACGGCCTCGTCGAACAGCGACTCGGGCGAGGCGGCCAGCTTGTCGAACAGCTTCTGATGGGGCAGCGATGCCAGCATCTCGCTCTTGACGGCCTCGCCGCTCACGATCATGTTGAGCGCGGTCTCCACACCCAGCACGCGCGGCAGGCGCTGCGTGCCGCCGGCACCGGGCAGCAGGCCGAGCTTGACCTCGGGCAGCGCGATGCTGGTGCCGGGCGCGGCGACGCGGAAATGGCAGCCCAGGGCCAGTTCGAGGCCGCCGCCCATGCAGACCGAGTGGATCGCCGCGACGATGGGCTTGGTCGATGCCTCGAGGGCGAGGATCACGCTGAGCAGGTTGGGTTCCTGCAGCGCCTTGGGCGTGCCGAATTCCTTGATGTCGGCGCCGCCCGAGAAGGCCTTCCCGGCGCCGGTGATCACGATCGCCTTGACGGCCGCATCGTCCAACGCCTTCGAGAGGCTTTCGGTGATGCCGACGCGCGTCGAGAAGCCGAGCCCGTTGACCGGGGGGTTGGACAGGGTGATCACGGCGACATCGCCGAGCACTTTGTATTCAGCCGTCATGCTGCGTTCCTTTGGGGATGGAGAGGATCGAAAAAACGGGTTGGGATGCAGTGCAATCATGCTTCGCGGCACCGCATCTAAAAAGCACGGACGTTCTTTTTTGTGGAAATTCTAGGCGTTTCGGGGGAGCCGGCAACGGCCGCCAGTCGCTGGCGAGACAAAGTGGCTCGAGCCCTCAGACCTCGAGCCACTCCTTGCGCGTCGTGGCATCGGCGCGCAGGCTGTCCGGTGTGCCGTCGAACACGATGCTGCCGTGGCCCATGACGAGGGCGCGGTCGGAGATCGCCATGGCAATGGTCAGCTTCTGCTCGATCAGCAGCACCGAGATTCCCTTGTCCTTGAGCGTGCGGAGGTACTGCCCCACCAGCTCCACGATCTTCGGCGCCAGGCCCTCGGTGGGCTCGTCGATGATGATCAGGTCCGGGTCGCCCATCAGGGTGCGGCACAGCGTCAGCATCTGCTGCTCGCCCCCGGAGAGCACGCCCGCTTCGGTGTGCTGGCGTTCCTTGAGGCGCGGGAACATGCCGTACATGTCGTCGAAGGACCAGCGGCTGCCCTTGCCGCTGCCCTTCTGCCCGAGCAGCAGGTTCTGGTGCACGGTGAGCTTGGGGAAGATGTCGCGGTTCTCGGGCACGTAGCCGATGCCCAGGTGCGCAATCTCGTACGCTTTGCGGCGCAGGATGTCCTGTCCTTTCCAGTGCAGGCCACCCTCGGCATGCACCAGGCCCATGATGGCCTTGGCGGTGGTCGAGCGGCCCGAGCCGTTGCGCCCCAGCAGTGCCACGATCTCGCCCGGGTTGACGCTGAAGGAAACGCCATGCAGCACATGGCTCTTGCCGTAGTAGGCGTGGATGGCTTCGAGTTTCAGCATGTCAGTGCCCTCCGCCCTGCGCATCGGCCACGGCCGACCCGAGGTAGGCCTCCTGCACGCGCGCGTTGGCACGCACCGCGGCGGGCGCGTCGAAGGCAATCACCTCGCCGTACACGACCACTGCGATCTTGTCGGCCAGGCCGAAGACCACGCCCATGTCGTGCTCCACGGTGAGCAGGGTCTTGCCCACCGTGACCTGCTTGATCAACGCGATGAAATGCGCAGTCTCGGTCTTGCTCATGCCGGCGGTGGGCTCGTCCAGCAGGATCACGCCCGCGCCGCCAGCGATGGTGACGCCGATCTCCAGCGCTCGCTGCTCGGCGTAGGTCAGGTTGACCGCGAGCACGTCTCGCTTCTTTTCGAGATGCACCTGGTGCAGCAGCTCTTCGGCGCGCTCGTTGGCGTCGTCCAGGTTCGAGAGGAAGCGCAAGAAGGTGTAGCGGTAGCCGAGGCTCCAGAGCACGCCGCAGCGCAGGTTCTCGAACACGCTGAGCTTGGGAAAGATGTTGGTGATCTGGAAGCTGCGCGAGAGGCCGAGCCGATTGATCTCGAAGGGCTTCTTGCCGTCGATGCGCTGGCCGTTGAGCAGCACCTCGCCGCTCGTGGGCGCCAGCCGACCGCTGATGAGGTTGAACAGCGTGGACTTGCCGGCGCCGTTGGGGCCGATGATGGCGATGCGGTCACCGGCCTCCACCGCGAGGTCGACCCCGCGGATGATCTCGGTCTTGCCGAAATTCTTGCGCAGGGCCTTCAGTTCCAATGCGTGGGTCATGCCTTCTCCCCCCGCTTGATCTCTGCCTCGATCTCCTCCTGAGCCGTGCCCCAGACCCGCACGAAGCGGCGCCGCACCGTCTCGATCAGGGCGATGCCCACCAGCAGCAATGCCACCGCGACTGCCCAGCTGGCAAAGCTGGAGGTGTCGAGCGTCGCGCCGAAGAAGTTGAGCGTCGGCCCGAGCGCCGAATTAAGCTGGATGTGATAGATCATCTCGATCACCGCGGCGCCGCCCACCACCAGCGGAATGGCCGCCAGCAGAAACGCGCCGTACAGGCCCCAGAGACGGTTGAACTTGCCGAACTTCGCCACCCGCAGGTTCATCATGATGAGGCTCGCAATGCCGCCCGGCGCGAACATCACCATGAAGACGAACACCAGGCCGAAGTAGAGCTGCCAGGCTTTGGAAAGCTCCGACAACAGCACCGATGCGAAAACCAGCAGCACCGCGCCGATGATGGGTCCGAAGAAGAAGGTTGCGCCGCCGAGAAAGGTGAACAGCAGGTAGCCACCCGAGCGGACCGCGTTCAGGCTGTCGGCCGCGTTGACGATCTCGAAGTTGATCGCCGCCAGCCCGCCGCCGACGCCCGCGAAGAAGCCGGCGATGATGAACGCGAAGTAGCGCACCCGCTGCGTGTTGTAGCCGATGAACTCGACGCGCTCGGGGTTGTCGCGCACCGCATTCAGGATGCGGCCCAGCGGCGTGCCGGTAAAGGCGTACATCAGCGCCGTGCAGACGAAGCAGTACACCGCGATCAGGTAATAGACCTGCATCTGCGGGCCGAAGTTGATGCCCAGGAAGGGCGTGCCATAGACCCGGTTGGTGGTGATGCCGCCCTCACCGCCGAAGAAGCTCGGGAACATCAGCGACATGGCGGCCACCAGCTCACCGATGCCCAGCGTGATCATCGCGAAGGTGGTGCCCGATTTCTTGGTCGTGACGAAGCCGAGCAGGACCGCGAAGAACATGCCTGCCAGCCCGCCGACCACCGGAACCAGCACCAGCGGAATGGGCCAGCCGCCCTTGCTCGCGAGGTTTATCGCGTGGATGGCGATGAAGGAGCCGAGCCCGGTGTACACCGCGTGGCCGAAGCTCAGCATGCCACCTTGGCCGAGCAGGATGTTGTAGCTCAGGCAGATGATGATGAGATAGCCCATCTGCGAGAGCATGGTGAGCGCCAGGCTGCTGCGGAACACGTGCGGCGCGACGATGAGGGCCAGCGCGAACAGGGTCCAGATCAGGTAGCGCCCGATGTTCCAGGGCTTGAAACGGTAGTACGGCGTGGTCTTTTTCGACGCGCCGGATGCGGTGGCCGGGCCCGCCGGGACGACCGGAGCCGGCTGCGCCTGCTCGAGGCTGTTGTGCGTTGTGCTCATCGTCAATCTTCCCGCGTGCCGAGCAGGCCCTTGGGCCTGAAGATCAGGATCAGGACCAGGAACAGGTACGGCAGGATCGGCGCCACCTGCGAGATCGTGAGCTTGAGCAGCTCGTAGCCGAAGGTCTGCTCGCTCACCGCCACGCCGATCGCCTGCAGGCCGGTGGCGAGCGACTGGTCCATCGCCACCGCGAAGGTCTGGATGATCCCGATCAGCAGCGAGGCCAGGAAGGCGCCGGCCAGCGAGCCCATGCCGCCGACCACCACCACCACGAAGATGATGGAGCCGACCGAGGCAGCCATCGCCGGCTCGGTGACGTAGGTGTTGCCGCCCACCACACCGGCCAGGCCCGCCAGCGCCGCGCCACCGCCGAACACCAGCATGAACACGCGCGGGACGTTGTGGCCCAGCGCCTCGACCATCTCGGGGTGCTTGAGCGCGGCCTGGATGACCAGCCCGATACGGGTGCGCGTCAACAGCAGCCACACCGACACCAGCATCAAGAGCGACACCAGCATGATGAAGGAGCGCGACTTGGGGAACTGGGTGCCGTAGAGCGTGAAGAACGGCCCCTGCAGCTGCGGTGGCAGGCCGTAGGGCACGGTCGAGCGGCCCCAGACCAGCTGCACCAGCTCGAGGATCAGGTAGGACAGGCCGAAGGTCACGAGCAGCTCCGGCACATGGCCGTACTTGTGCACGCGCCGCAGGCTGTAGCGCTCGAAGCCGGCGCCGAGCGCGCCGATCAGCAACGGCGCGATGAACAGGGCCGGCCAGAAGCCGATGATCCCGGACAGCGTGTAGGCCACGTAGGCCCCGAGCATGTAGAAGCTGGTGTGCGCGAAATTGAGCACGCCCATCATGCTGAAGATCAGCGTCAGGCCGGAGCTCAGCATGAACAGCAGCAGCCCATAGCTGACGCCGTTGAGCAGCGAGATGACGAAGAATTCGAGGTTCATCGTTCCTCAGAAGGAAGGAGAAAAGAAAAAGGCCCGAGTGTTGAAGTCGGGCCTCGACCGCACTGCTGGGGCCTGTTCAAGCCATCAGGGGCTGGGTCGCTTCATCTGGCACGAGGTCGGCGTGCTGGCCACGTAGGGCTCGTAGTACTTGACGGGGACGAAGGTGTAGCCGGTGTTCTCGGCATCGACCTTGTACTTGCCTTCTGCCTTCTCCCACTTGGCGATGTACAGCCCCTGCTGGAGCTGGTGGTCGGTCTTGCGCATCTCGACCTCGCCGTTGAAGCTCTTGAACTTCATGCCTTCCAGCACCGCCGCGACCTTCACCGGATCGGTCGACTTGGCCTTGACGAAGGCTTCGCTCAGCATCACGAAGGCGGTGTAGGCCGACGAGGTGTAGAGGTCCTCGTTGAACTTCTTGTTGAACGCCTCGGCCAGGCGCTGGATCTCGCCGCCCATGTTGTAGTGGCCGTAGCCCACCTGGTACACCTTGCCGGCCGAGGCCGCGCCCATCGCGGTCGGCGTACCGCTGACGGTCCCGTAGTAGGTGTAGAACTTGACGTTGTTCAGCCCGGAGTCGTTGGCCGCCTTGATCATCAGCGCCAGGTCGGAGCCCCAGTTGCCGGTGATCACGGTGTCGGCGCCGGAGGCCTTGATCTTGGCGATGTAGGGCGCGAAGTCGCGCACCTGCGCCAGGGGGTGGAGGTCTTCGCCGACGATCTGCACGTCGGGCCGCTTCACCTTCAGGTCCTCCTTGGCGAACTTGGCGACCTGCTGGCCGTGCGAGTAGTTCTGGTTGAGCAGGTAGACCTTCTTGACGTCGGGCTGGTCCTTCATGAAGGTGGTCAGCGCCTCCATCTTCATGGAGGTGTCGGCGTCCAGGCGGAAATGCCAGTAGCTGCACTTGCTGTTGGTGAGGTCCGGGTCGACGGCGGCGTAGTTGATGTACAGCACCTCCTTGCCGGGGTTGCGCGCGTTGTGCTTCTCGAGCGCGTCGATGATGGCCAGCGCGGCACCCGAGCCGTTGCCCTGCAGCACATAGCGTGCGCCCTGGTCCTGGGCCGAACGCAGCGCATTGGTGGTCTCCTGGGGGCTGAGCTTGTTGTCGATGCCGATGATCTCGAACTTGACGCCTGCAACGTTCTTCTTGTTGAACTCCTCCGCCAGGAACTGGTAGGTCTTGAGCTGGTTCGTGCCCACCGCGGCCATCAGGCCGGACAGCGGATCGAGCCAGGCGATCTTGACGGTCTCGCCCTTCTGGGCCAGAGCGCCGGTGGCGGTGGCGGCGAGGACGGCCGCGGTTGCGAGTCTCAGAGCGAACTTCATTTGTGTCTCCTGGTCATGCTGCAATGCGAGATGAGGTTACTGTTCTTTGCACCCCCGCCCGTCAGGGAATGCCCGTAAGAGCCCGGCCCCGGAGGCGCTTTCTATCACCCACGCGACAGGGTCGCACCTTGCTGGTGCTACCCGTCGGTAGGATCTCGAGGCTTCAGCACTCCGGCAGCTTGTAGCCGCGCAGCTGCTCGCGCAATTTCGTCTTGAGGATCTTGCCGGTGGCACCCAGTGGAATGGCCTCGACGAAGACCACGTCGTCCGGTACTTGCCACTTGGCCACCGTCTTGCCGCCGTAGAACGCCAGCAGTTCCTCGCGGCTGAGCTCGGCCCCTGGCTTCTTCACCACGACCACGATCGGCCGCTCGTCCCACTTGGGGTGCGGCACGCCGATGCAGGCGGCCATGGCAACCGCAGGATGCGCCACGGCAATGTTTTCGATGTCGATGGAGCTGATCCATTCGCCGCCTGACTTGATCACGTCCTTGCTGCGGTCGGTGATCTGCAGGTAGCCATCGGGGTCGACGGTTGCGACGTCGCCGGTGGGGAACCAGCCGCGGCCCCGCGCGTCCGGCAGCAGCGGGTCGCCACCCTCGCCCTTGAAGTATTCCTTGACCACCCAGGGGCCTTTGACGAGCAGGTCGCCGGAGGCCCTGCCGTCCCACGGCAGTTCCTTGCCGTCGCCGTCGACGATCTTCATGTCGACGCCGAAGATGGCACGGCCCTGCTTCATGCGGATCGCCGTCTGCTGCGCCTGCGACTGCGACAGGTGCTTGTTCTTCAAGGTGCACAGCGTGCCCAGCGGCGACATCTCGGTCATGCCCCAGGCGTGCAGCACCTCGACGCCATACTGCTGCTGGAAGGCATTGATCATGGCCGGGGGGCAGGCCGAGCCGCCGATCACGGTGCGCTTGAGGGTGGAGAACTTCAGGTCCTGCGCCTGCATGTGGCCCAGCAGCATCTGCCAGACCGTGGGCACGCCGGCCGCGAAGCTGACGCCCTCGCTCTCGATCAGGTCGTAGACCGACTTCCCGTCCAGCGCGGGGCCGGGGAACACCAGCTTGCAGCCGGTGAGCGCTGCCGAATACGGGATGCCCCAGGCGTTGACGTGGAACATCGGCACCACCGGCAGCACAGAGTCGCGAGCCGACAGGTTCATCACGTCCGGCAGCGCTGCCGCGTAGGCATGCAGCAGGGTCGAGCGGTGACTGTAGAGCGCGGCCTTGGGGTTGCCCGTGGTGCCGCTCGTGTAGCACATGCTCGACGCCGAGTTCTCGTCGAAGATGGGCCAGTCGTACCGGTCGGACAGAGGGCCCATCCAGGCCTCGTAGCTCACCAGGTTGGCAATGCCGGTATCGGTCGGCAGCTTGTCTGCGTCGCACAGCGCGATCCATTTCTTGACCGTGGTGCACTTGGCGTGCACGGCCTGGACCAGCGGCAGGAAGCTAAGGTCGAAGCACAGGATCTGGTCTTCGGCATGGTTGGCGATCCAGGCAATCTGGTCGGGATGCAGCCGAGGGTTGACGGTGTGCAGCACCCGTCCGCTGCCGCTGACGCCGTAGTACAGCTCCAGGTGGCGATGGCCGTTCCAGGCCAGGGTTGCCACGCGGTCGCTGAAGAGCAGTTGTTCCTGGTCCAGCGCATTGGCCACCTGGCGTGCCCGGGAGGCGATCTGGCGCCAGGTGCTGCGGTGGATGTCGCCTTCGACCCGCCGCGAGACGATTTCCCCGTCGCCGTTGTGGCGTTCGGCGAACTCGATCAACGACGAGATCAGCAATGGTTGGTCCTGCATCAAACCCAGCATCGGGAGGCTCCTTCGAACAACAGATCTTGGAAAAATTTCGCATGCCGTGCGGTAGCGCTCCGGCACCTTGCGATTCACGCAATCTTCGGGCGATCCCACAATGACAGAAACCCGCAGACTGCCCCCAAGGAGCTCCCCTCGACGCTGCAGCCGGGATGGCCGCGGCGGCGCCTACTCGTCCTGCGTCCACTCCACGCGCACCCCCAGGCTGCGCAGGTTCTCCACGAAACGCGGATGGGCGCGCCGGATCGGCGCCGCGTTGCGGATTTCCGAGCGTCCCTCGATGCTCGCCGCGACCATGAAGAGCGCAATCGCCACGCGGATGATGTACGGGCTCTCGACCACGGCCGGCGCCAGCGGCCCGCCGCCGAAGGTGATCAGCCGGTGCGGGTCGGACGAGAACACATGGGCGCCGAACTTCGAGAGCTCGCCGGTCCAGCCCAGCGCGCCGTCGTAGACCTTGTTCCAGAACATCGCGTTGCCCTCGGCGCGCACCCCCAGCGCGATGAAGATGGGCAGCAGGTCGACCGGGAAGTAGGGCCAGGGGGCGGCCTCGACCTTGGTCAGCACGTTGGCCGTGAACGGGGCCTGGACCTTCAGCGGTCCGCTGCGGTGGGCCTGGGACCAGCCGTCGCGGTGCTCGATCCGGACGCCGAACTTGGCAAAGGTGCGGTCGATCAGCGGGAACTGCTCCGGCGCGCTGTTGCGCACCTGCACTTCGCCGCCGGTGATGGCGCCGAGCGCCAGGAAGGTGGTGATTTCGTGGAAGTCCTCGTCGAAGCGGAATTCCCCGCCAGCCAGCGGCGCGCCGCCCTGCACGGTCAGCTTGGACGTGCCGATGCCCTCGATGCGCGCGCCCATCATCGTCATGAAGCGGCAGAACTCCTGCACGTGGGGCTCCGAGGCCGCATTGGTCAGCGTCGAGGTGCCCGCGGCAGCTACCGCGCAGAGCACGAAGTTCTCGGTGGTGGTGACGGAGGCGTAGTCCAGCCAATGGTCCACCGGCCGCATGCCATCGGCCAGGCGCACCAGCAGCGAGCCTTCGGTGCGTTCGACGCGGCCGCCGAAGTGGCGGAAGACCTCCACATGCGGATCGATCTCGCGCACCCCCAGGGTGCAGCCCTTGACGTTGTCCTCCAGCCTCGCCACGCCGAAGCGGGCGAGCAGCGGCGGCACCAGCATGATCGAGGATCGCATCTCCTCCGGCAGCCGGTGGCGCGCGGCGTCGAAGGCGGTGTCGCGGTGATGCAGGTCCAGCGTGCCCGCCTCGCGGTCGAGCCGCACATCGCTTCCCAGGGCGCTGAAGATCTCGAGGATCTTGCGCACGTCGGTGATGTCAGGCACGCCGTGCAGGCGCAAGGGCTCGTGGGTGAGCAAGGTGGCGCACAGCACGGGCAGCACCGCGTTCTTGTTGGCCGAAGGACTGATCCGGCCGCGCAGGGGCGTGCCGCCGTGGACGATGAGACTGGACATGGGAGAGGGGAAAGACCTGGAGGTGTGGTGCCCGAGCGAGCGCGACGCCGAACTCTACCGGTTCGGGCCGCGGAAACCGTGGCGCAGCGCCCTGCCTGAACAAATGGAAACAGAAACGCCGTGAAGCGCCGATGGCCCCTTCAGCCCGGGGTTTAGGTCGGTACGGGACAATCCCCCGCATGAGCATCCTTGCAGACGAAGCGGACGTGGTCGACCTCGGACTCGACTGGACCGCCGGCTTCGCGACCCTGGGCCCCGCCTTCTTTACAGAGCTCCGTCCCACCCCACTGCCCAAGCCGTATTGGGTCGGACGCAGCCACGCGTTGGCGCGCGAGATCGGGCTCGACGAAGCCCACCTTCATTCGGAAGACGGCTCCGCCGCCTTTACCGGCAATGTGCCGATCGCGGGAACCCGGCCGTTGGCCAGCGTCTACAGCGGCCACCAATTCGGCGTCTGGGCCGGCCAGTTGGGCGATGGTCGCGCCATCCTGCTGGGTGAAACTGCGAGCGGCTGGGAGCTGCAATTCAAGGGCGCGGGCCGCACACCCTACTCGCGCATGGGCGATGGCCGGGCGGTGCTGCGCTCCAGCATTCGCGAGTTCCTCTGCAGCGAGGCCATGCACGCCCTCGGCATACCCACCACGCGCGCGCTGTGCGTGACAGGCTCCGATGCGCAGGTGGTGCGTGAGGAAATCGAGACCGCCGCCGTGGTGACGCGCGCCGCGCCCAGCTTCATCCGCTTCGGCCATTTCGAGCATTTCGCGGCCGCCAACCGCGTCGACGAGCTGCGCGCGTTGGCCGACTTCGTGATCGACCGCTTCTACCCGGCCTGCCGCCATGACGCACGCTTCGCGCGCTTCGGCGGCAATGCCTACGCGGCCTTCCTGGAGGCGGTGAGCGAGCGCACCGCGGCGCTGCTCGCGCAGTGGCAGGCGGTGGGCTTCTGCCACGGTGTGATGAACACCGACAACATGAGCATCCTCGGGCTCACCATCGACTACGGTCCCTTCCAGTTCCTTGACGGTTTCGACCCGGGCCACGTCTGCAACCACAGCGACACGGGCGGACGCTATGCCTACAACCAGCAGCCGAACGTCGCCTACTGGAACCTGTTCTGCCTGGCCCAGGCGCTGCTGCCGCTGATCGGCGACCAGGAGGTCGCTGTGGCCGCGCTGGAGTCGTACAAGACGGTGTTCCCGCAAGCCTACGAGGCTCGGATGCGCGCCAAGCTCGGCCTGCCGGAGTCCACGGCGGACGACCGCGCGCTGATAGAAGGCGTGCTCAAGCTGCTGGCGCTGGAGAAGGTGGACTACACCATCTTCTGGCGGCGCCTCGCCGACCAAAAGGCCGGGGGCGACGTGGCGGCCGTGCGCGACCTGTTCCTCGACCGGGCTGGCATCGACGGCTGGCTGCAGGCTTTTTCGCAGCGCCACGCGCAGGTGCCGGCCGCCCAGGCGGCACAATCCATGCGGAGCGCCAATCCGAAATTCGTACTCAGGAACCATCTGGGCCAGCAGGCCATCGAATCGGCGCAGCGCAAGGACTTCTCGGCGGTGGCCACCTTGCTGAAGCTGCTCGAAACCCCATTTGAAGACCACGCCGGCCACGAGGCCTATGCCGGCTTCCCGCCCGACTGGGCTTCCACGATCGAAATCAGCTGCTCATCATGACTGCACCCGTCCAGAAAACCGACGCCGAATGGAAAGCCCTCCTGGCCGAGAAAGGCGCCGAGCGCGGCGCCTTCGAGGTCACGCGCCATGCCGCCACCGAACGCCCCTTCACCGGCAAGTACGAGGCGCATTGGGAGGACGGCACCTATCACTGCGTCTGCTGCGGCGCCAAGCTGTTCGAATCCGCCACCAAGTTCGACGCCGGCTGCGGCTGGCCCAGCTTCTCGCAGGAGGCGGTGCCTGGTGCCATCAAGAACATCGTCGACCGCTCGCACGGCATGGTCCGCACCGAGAACGTCTGCGCCAACTGCGGCGCCCACCTCGGCCATGTGTTCCCGGATGGCCCGACCGAGACCGGCCTGCGCTATTGCATGAACTCCGCCTCGCTCGATTTCCAGAAGCGCTGAAGATGAAGGTCCTGCTCGACTTCTTCCCGATCCTGCTGTTCTTCGGCGCCTTCAAGCTCTACGACATCTACACCGCGACTGGCGTGCTGATGGCGGCCACCGTACTGCAGATGGGGATCGTGTGGTTCACCGAGCGTCGCCTGGCGCCGATGCAGAAAGCCACGCTGGTGCTCATCCTGCTCTTCGGCTCGCTCACGCTGGTCTTGCACGACGACCGCTTCATCAAGTGGAAGCCGACCGTGCTCTACGGTGCCATGGCGGTGGCGCTGGCGGTCGCGCTGTGGGTCTTCAAGAAGAATTTTCTCAAGATGCTGCTGGGCGCACAGCTCGAGCTGCCGGTGCCGGTCTGGGGCCGGCTCAATGTCGCATGGATCGCCTACTGCGTGTTCATGGCCGCGATCAACGGCTACGTCGCGGCCTACTTCAGCACCGAGGCGTGGGTGAACTTCAAGCTGTGGGGCTACGCGTTCCCGATCGTGTTCCTGGTGGCGCAAGGGCTTTACATCTCGCCGCACCTCAAATCGGACAAGCCTGCAGCATGAGCACCGCACGGCCGCCCGAAGGTGCTCGTCCCCTCCTTCAGGAGGGGTTGCGCGCAGTACGCAAAGTGACAAGCCTGGGGGAGGCTTCTTGATGCTTCCCACCGCCACCGACCTGGAAGCGCACCTGCGGGCCGCGCTGCATCCGACCGTGCTCGAAGTCATCGACGAAAGCGCGGCGCATGCCGGCCATGCGGGTGCCAATGCCGAGGGCTACGGCACTCATTTCCGGGTGCGGATTGCCTCTCCCCTTTTCGAAGGAAAGCCGCGCGTGGCACGCCATCGGCTTGTGTATGATGCGCTGCAACTTTTCATCGCACAGGGCCTTCACGCCATCGCCATCGAGACGCTTTGAAGCGCTTTGATTCCCGCCCTCCGGGCGGCAAAAGTACCCTCCCCTCTATGAAGAAACATCTCCTGCAGGCTGCAGCCGCCGCCGCTCTTATGGCTGCCCTCCCCGTTTTTGCGCAGAACGCGGCCATCGTCAACGGCAAGCCGGTGCCCAAGGCGCGCATGGACGTGCTAGCCCAGCAACTGGCGGCCGCCGGCCGCCCCGTCACGCCCGAGATGCAGGGCCAGCTGCGCGAGGAAGTGGTCGCCCGCGAGGTCTTCATGCAGGAAGCCCAGAAGCAGGGCCTGGACGGCACCGACGACTACAAGAACCAGCTCGAGCTGGCACGCCAGGCCATCCTGATCCGCCAGCTGTTCGAGAACTACCGCAAGGCCAATGCGGTGTCCGATGCCGACGCGCAGGCCGAGTACGACAAGTTCGCCGCGGCCAATGGCGGCAAGGAATACAAGGCCCGCCACATCCTGGTCGAGAAGGAAGACCAGGCCCAGAAGATCCTGGCCGACCTCAAGAAGGGCGCCAAGTTCGAGGACCTGGCCAAGAAGCAGAGCAAGGACCCGGGCTCCGGCGCCAACGGCGGCGACCTCGACTGGGCCGCGCCCGCCAGCTTCGTGCCCGAGTTCTCGGAGGCGATGATCAAGCTCAAGAAGGGTGAGACAACCCCCGCGCCAGTCAAG
Protein-coding regions in this window:
- a CDS encoding ABC transporter ATP-binding protein, which gives rise to MLKLEAIHAYYGKSHVLHGVSFSVNPGEIVALLGRNGSGRSTTAKAIMGLVHAEGGLHWKGQDILRRKAYEIAHLGIGYVPENRDIFPKLTVHQNLLLGQKGSGKGSRWSFDDMYGMFPRLKERQHTEAGVLSGGEQQMLTLCRTLMGDPDLIIIDEPTEGLAPKIVELVGQYLRTLKDKGISVLLIEQKLTIAMAISDRALVMGHGSIVFDGTPDSLRADATTRKEWLEV
- a CDS encoding ABC transporter ATP-binding protein — its product is MTHALELKALRKNFGKTEIIRGVDLAVEAGDRIAIIGPNGAGKSTLFNLISGRLAPTSGEVLLNGQRIDGKKPFEINRLGLSRSFQITNIFPKLSVFENLRCGVLWSLGYRYTFLRFLSNLDDANERAEELLHQVHLEKKRDVLAVNLTYAEQRALEIGVTIAGGAGVILLDEPTAGMSKTETAHFIALIKQVTVGKTLLTVEHDMGVVFGLADKIAVVVYGEVIAFDAPAAVRANARVQEAYLGSAVADAQGGGH
- a CDS encoding branched-chain amino acid ABC transporter permease translates to MSTTHNSLEQAQPAPVVPAGPATASGASKKTTPYYRFKPWNIGRYLIWTLFALALIVAPHVFRSSLALTMLSQMGYLIIICLSYNILLGQGGMLSFGHAVYTGLGSFIAIHAINLASKGGWPIPLVLVPVVGGLAGMFFAVLLGFVTTKKSGTTFAMITLGIGELVAAMSLMFPSFFGGEGGITTNRVYGTPFLGINFGPQMQVYYLIAVYCFVCTALMYAFTGTPLGRILNAVRDNPERVEFIGYNTQRVRYFAFIIAGFFAGVGGGLAAINFEIVNAADSLNAVRSGGYLLFTFLGGATFFFGPIIGAVLLVFASVLLSELSKAWQLYFGLVFVFMVMFAPGGIASLIMMNLRVAKFGKFNRLWGLYGAFLLAAIPLVVGGAAVIEMIYHIQLNSALGPTLNFFGATLDTSSFASWAVAVALLLVGIALIETVRRRFVRVWGTAQEEIEAEIKRGEKA
- a CDS encoding branched-chain amino acid ABC transporter permease translates to MNLEFFVISLLNGVSYGLLLFMLSSGLTLIFSMMGVLNFAHTSFYMLGAYVAYTLSGIIGFWPALFIAPLLIGALGAGFERYSLRRVHKYGHVPELLVTFGLSYLILELVQLVWGRSTVPYGLPPQLQGPFFTLYGTQFPKSRSFIMLVSLLMLVSVWLLLTRTRIGLVIQAALKHPEMVEALGHNVPRVFMLVFGGGAALAGLAGVVGGNTYVTEPAMAASVGSIIFVVVVVGGMGSLAGAFLASLLIGIIQTFAVAMDQSLATGLQAIGVAVSEQTFGYELLKLTISQVAPILPYLFLVLILIFRPKGLLGTRED
- a CDS encoding branched-chain amino acid ABC transporter substrate-binding protein; this encodes MKFALRLATAAVLAATATGALAQKGETVKIAWLDPLSGLMAAVGTNQLKTYQFLAEEFNKKNVAGVKFEIIGIDNKLSPQETTNALRSAQDQGARYVLQGNGSGAALAIIDALEKHNARNPGKEVLYINYAAVDPDLTNSKCSYWHFRLDADTSMKMEALTTFMKDQPDVKKVYLLNQNYSHGQQVAKFAKEDLKVKRPDVQIVGEDLHPLAQVRDFAPYIAKIKASGADTVITGNWGSDLALMIKAANDSGLNNVKFYTYYGTVSGTPTAMGAASAGKVYQVGYGHYNMGGEIQRLAEAFNKKFNEDLYTSSAYTAFVMLSEAFVKAKSTDPVKVAAVLEGMKFKSFNGEVEMRKTDHQLQQGLYIAKWEKAEGKYKVDAENTGYTFVPVKYYEPYVASTPTSCQMKRPSP
- a CDS encoding 3-(methylthio)propionyl-CoA ligase — its product is MLGLMQDQPLLISSLIEFAERHNGDGEIVSRRVEGDIHRSTWRQIASRARQVANALDQEQLLFSDRVATLAWNGHRHLELYYGVSGSGRVLHTVNPRLHPDQIAWIANHAEDQILCFDLSFLPLVQAVHAKCTTVKKWIALCDADKLPTDTGIANLVSYEAWMGPLSDRYDWPIFDENSASSMCYTSGTTGNPKAALYSHRSTLLHAYAAALPDVMNLSARDSVLPVVPMFHVNAWGIPYSAALTGCKLVFPGPALDGKSVYDLIESEGVSFAAGVPTVWQMLLGHMQAQDLKFSTLKRTVIGGSACPPAMINAFQQQYGVEVLHAWGMTEMSPLGTLCTLKNKHLSQSQAQQTAIRMKQGRAIFGVDMKIVDGDGKELPWDGRASGDLLVKGPWVVKEYFKGEGGDPLLPDARGRGWFPTGDVATVDPDGYLQITDRSKDVIKSGGEWISSIDIENIAVAHPAVAMAACIGVPHPKWDERPIVVVVKKPGAELSREELLAFYGGKTVAKWQVPDDVVFVEAIPLGATGKILKTKLREQLRGYKLPEC